The following are from one region of the Coffea eugenioides isolate CCC68of chromosome 2, Ceug_1.0, whole genome shotgun sequence genome:
- the LOC113763121 gene encoding L-type lectin-domain containing receptor kinase IV.1-like, whose translation MLVLIKLILLVISALVGFASSQDLSITYNGFRSANLSLDGIAEVMPNGLLKLTNATKQQQGHAFFPSPVIFKNSANSPPFSFSTTFIFAIVSEYPTLSGHGIAFVVAPTRGLPGALPSQYLGLFNETNTGNGTNHVFAVELDTIQSKEFNDINDNHVGIDINGLNSTQAKPAGYYFNDNGVFQNLNLISGKAMQVWVDYDGTTKHISVTLGPIHASKPSKPLLSLTNDLSSVLHETMYIGFSSSTGSVLTTHYLLGWSFKMNGVAQGLDLSQLPKLPRVGPKKKSKVLTIGLPIILIASLSIAISGVIYHVRIKKKFAEVLEDWEREYGPHRFKYKNLYIATKGFRDKGLLGRGGFGRVYRGVLPSSKLEVAVKRVSHESRQGMKQFVAEIVSIGQLRHRNLVPLLGYCRRKDELLLVYEYMPNGSLDRFLYQQPEYTLNWNQRFRVIRGVASGLFYLHEGWEQIVIHRDVKASNVLLDSELNGRLGDFGLARLYDHGTDPQTTHVVGTLGYLAPEHTRTGKATTRTDVYAFGAFLLEVVCGRRPIEPHSPTEDDILVDQVFSCWKKGQILEAADANMGLDYVKEEVELVMKLGLLCSQSEPTARPSMRQVVLYLDSALALPDLHSLGISATGLSFASQEGFSDFNLSYPSSMDKPFSHASSSAAESLLSGGR comes from the coding sequence ACCTACAATGGATTCCGTTCTGCAAACTTGAGCCTGGATGGCATAGCTGAGGTCATGCCAAATGGCCTCTTGAAGCTAACTAATGCCACCAAGCAACAACAAGGCCATGCCTTCTTTCCTAGTCCTGTCATCTTCAAGAATTCAGCTAACTCCCCCCCTTTCTCCTTTTCCACCACCTTCATCTTTGCTATAGTGTCTGAATATCCTACTTTGAGCGGCCATGGAATTGCCTTTGTGGTTGCACCAACAAGAGGACTTCCAGGAGCTCTTCCTAGTCAGTATCTTGGCCTCTTCAACGAAACCAACACAGGAAATGGCACCAACCATGTTTTTGCAGTGGAACTTGACACGATCCAAAGCAAAGAGTTCAATGATATCAATGATAACCACGTTGGGATAGACATCAACGGACTGAACTCCACACAAGCAAAGCCTGCAGGTTATTATTTCAATGACAATGGTGTTTTTCAGAACTTGAATCTTATTAGTGGAAAAGCAATGCAAGTTTGGGTGGACTATGATGGAACAACTAAGCATATTAGTGTCACATTAGGTCCAATACATGCTAGTAAACCAAGCAAACCTCTTTTATCTTTAACCAATGATCTTTCATCAGTATTACATGAAACCATGTATATTGGATTTTCATCATCTACCGGTTCTGTGCTAACAACCCATTACCTTCTGGGTTGGAGTTTCAAGATGAACGGTGTGGCTCAAGGGCTTGATCTTTCTCAACTTCCTAAGCTCCCACGAGTTGGACCTAAGAAAAAGTCCAAAGTATTAACAATTGGTTTACCTATAATTTTGATTGCTTCCCTGTCGATTGCAATCTCTGGTGTAATCTACCATGTGAGAATAAAGAAGAAGTTTGCAGAAGTGCTTGAGGATTGGGAGCGTGAGTATGGTCCCCACAGATTCAAGTACAAAAATTTGTATATCGCTACAAAAGGTTTCAGGGACAAGGGATTACTAGGAAGAGGGGGTTTTGGTAGGGTATATCGCGGAGTCCTGCCTAGCTCCAAACTTGAGGTTGCTGTCAAGAGGGTATCTCATGAATCCAGGCAAGGAATGAAACAATTTGTGGCAGAAATTGTCAGCATAGGCCAGTTACGCCATCGAAATTTGGTTCCACTTTTAGGTTACTGTAGGCGAAAAGATGAACTGCTATTGGTTTATGAATACATGCCAAATGGAAGCCTGGATAGGTTTCTATACCAGCAGCCTGAGTACACTCTGAACTGGAACCAAAGATTTCGAGTCATAAGAGGTGTAGCATCTGGATTGTTTTATCTACATGAAGGATGGGAACAAATAGTGATCCACAGAGATGTAAAGGCCAGCAACGTCCTGTTAGACAGTGAATTGAATGGAAGATTAGGAGATTTCGGGCTTGCCAGATTGTATGATCATGGAACAGACCCTCAAACAACTCATGTTGTTGGAACACTTGGATACCTCGCGCCAGAGCATACTAGAACTGGCAAGGCTACAACCAGAACAGATGTATACGCCTTTGGGGCCTTTTTGCTTGAGGTAGTTTGTGGCAGAAGACCAATAGAGCCACACTCCCCAACAGAGGATGATATTTTGGTTGATCAGGTATTTTCTTGCTGGAAGAAAGGGCAAATTCTTGAAGCAGCTGATGCAAACATGGGACTTGATTATGTGAAAGAGGAGGTGGAATTGGTTATGAAGCTCGGATTGTTGTGCTCGCAGTCAGAGCCCACAGCAAGGCCAAGCATGCGTCAAGTTGTTCTATACTTGGACAGCGCCTTGGCACTGCCAGATTTACACTCACTTGGGATTTCTGCCACTGGCCTGTCTTTTGCAAGTCAGGAAGGTTTCAGTGATTTTAACTTATCATACCCATCCTCAATGGACAAGCCATTTTCACACGCTTCCTCCTCTGCTGCAGAATCGCTACTGTCTGGAGGTCGGTGA